The Prochlorococcus marinus str. MIT 1214 sequence AGGCTATTCAAAATGTTGACAATGATACTACAGGTTTATGGTTTTTTAACAGTAGTAAAGAGGCTGGTGCCAGTCAGCCTCATAGACATTTTCAATTATTACCAAGACGCCACGATGAGTGTATTTGTCCTAGATTTGACTGGTTTTGTTCCTTATTAAATAACACTAATAGCAATAAATCTGAAATATCACACTGCATTTCAATTAGACAAAGGAATAATAATATAAACTCAAACTCATACGATTTATTCTGCTCCTATAAATCTATGATTAATGAAATGAATTTAGGTGATATAGATATAATTAAAAAACCTTTAAAACCATATAATTTACTTATAACATCTGAGTGGATTGCTCTAATAACACGTAAAACAGATAGATCAAACGGTTTTAGTATAAATGCTCTTGGTTTCGCTGGTTATTTTCTTGGTACACAAAGATCTGATGTTGATGCTCTTATTAAATTTGGTCCAGAAAAGATATTAAAAGATGTAATTTAAGAACTAGCTTTAAGGTTGATTTAGCTTTCCACACTAGGAGTTGTTGAATTCATTTGTTCTTCAAGCATTGATATTGATGCTGTAATAGCAGCAAGCTTTCTTTCATAAGATTCTTTAACGGATATTAAAAAATTTAATTTTCTAGCTTGAAACAATTTTTTTCTTTCACTCCAATTTTTGGAAGAATCGCAAAAGTTCATTTTTGATTAATATTTGATCTACTTTGCAAATGATACTTAATTGTGTTGTTCTATGTGGCCATAATTTAATTTTAAGAAAAGATTACAAAATTTTTTCATATTTTGTAATTAGATATTAATTATATAAATTCAAAGCTAAAAGTGTGTTGAAAATAAAAAGGCTATTATTATGTGACTAGATATTAGGATCTTGTGACGGAAGGGGAAGGAAAGGAAGTTAAGAGAATATCAATTGATTTACCAATTGATCTAGTTGATGGCGTCGATCGACTTCGCAAAGAATGGGGATTTAGGGCTAGAGGACTAGTTTTCGAGAGATTATTAGAGGTTATTTTATCTAATGATTTAGATGATGAAATAATCGAGAATGAACAATTAGATTTTAAACATAATAGTAATAATGATTCATCAACTCCTCATAACGGAATAGATAATGGTAAACAGGAAGAAAAAGCACTTGTGATAGTTGGCAATAAGAATATTGAAATAAAAAATGTTGCTGTCAATGATGTCAAAGCTAATGATGTTCTAATTAATAAAAAAAATACTGTCTCCACAGGCATTGAATTACCAGGCTTTATTAGAAAACAAACTACCAACCTAAAGAGAAGTTTGAGTAAAGATAAAACTTTTAAAAATATGGAAGATACCTCAATTACCACTATTGATATCGATGATCTATTAAAGGCGAAAGATGCTGCAGAAAAACATTGGATATATCTTTATGGACAAAAACCTACTGAAAGTGTTATTGAGGCTTCAATGATTTGGCTTGCTAGAGATATCTGGCCAAATGTAGATGGCACTGAAAGTATACCTTTCACCTGGAATGCGGCTTGTAAAATGCTTAATTCCTATTGCAGTGAATGGAAAATCGACTCGGTAACTTTTGATGATGTTGTGATATTGGCCGGAGCTCTGGAAGACCCTTTTTCTGCTAAGAACCTAAGAAGTAGAATACCAACTCTTATTCGTAGATTCGTTAATAAATTCAAACGTAGTCAAAATGTAACTTCATTCCAAACACTTGAGTCTACGATGACTGTTCATGGTGCTCTCAAGTTGTTGGGTTTACCAACTAAGGCTGGATCATCTCTAACACTTTCTTTTATTAGAGATGCCTATAAAGAAAAAGCTCTTTCAAATCAT is a genomic window containing:
- a CDS encoding molecular chaperone DnaJ, coding for MTEGEGKEVKRISIDLPIDLVDGVDRLRKEWGFRARGLVFERLLEVILSNDLDDEIIENEQLDFKHNSNNDSSTPHNGIDNGKQEEKALVIVGNKNIEIKNVAVNDVKANDVLINKKNTVSTGIELPGFIRKQTTNLKRSLSKDKTFKNMEDTSITTIDIDDLLKAKDAAEKHWIYLYGQKPTESVIEASMIWLARDIWPNVDGTESIPFTWNAACKMLNSYCSEWKIDSVTFDDVVILAGALEDPFSAKNLRSRIPTLIRRFVNKFKRSQNVTSFQTLESTMTVHGALKLLGLPTKAGSSLTLSFIRDAYKEKALSNHPDAGGSNETMRKLNEAYQLLKDLYKN
- a CDS encoding ATP adenylyltransferase; translation: MKSQSIWSKALDISRQAVNCGAVIPLNTIKYKSSEACCDFELRFLKSPIPKSLIEYGPKRNPFIPWDSRLEIQPINDKHTLILNKYPVQIGHMLLITNSWKPQNGWLNKDDFEAIQNVDNDTTGLWFFNSSKEAGASQPHRHFQLLPRRHDECICPRFDWFCSLLNNTNSNKSEISHCISIRQRNNNINSNSYDLFCSYKSMINEMNLGDIDIIKKPLKPYNLLITSEWIALITRKTDRSNGFSINALGFAGYFLGTQRSDVDALIKFGPEKILKDVI